The following are encoded in a window of Platichthys flesus chromosome 11, fPlaFle2.1, whole genome shotgun sequence genomic DNA:
- the cmtm7 gene encoding CKLF-like MARVEL transmembrane domain-containing protein 7 translates to MSHTVVTTTSTTRTSGDSVFNAGYTRTIPGLLKMGQMLALLITFLCVRCARGWPSWAAFQFFEVVTLWFLVAFLVFFLMHLFRLQAKMPCINWPLTEFFHYSVGTVLILIASIVAAVNSGSVSALVVASVFGFIATFLMAVSLWTSYSVTCGPHPTGSTV, encoded by the exons ATGTCGCACACCGTCGTCACCACGACATCCACCACCAGGACTTCCGGTGACAGCGTCTTCAACGCGGGCTACACCCGGACCATCCCGGGTCTGCTGAAGATGGGACAGATG CTCGCTCTGCTCATCACCTTCCTGTGTGTCCGCTGTGCTCGCGGCTGGCCCAGCTGGGCGGCGTTCCAGTTCTTTGAGGTGGTGACGCTGTGGTTCCTCGTGGCCttcctcgtcttcttcctcATGCACCTGTTCAGGCTGCAGGCCAAGATGCCGTGCATCAACTGGCCTCTGACG GAGTTTTTCCATTACTCCGTCGGCACCGTCCTCATCCTCATCGCCTCCATCGTGGCTGCGGTGAACAGTGGGTCTGTGTCTGCACTGGTGGTGGCATCG GTGTTTGGCTTCATAGCCACGTTCCTGATGGCCGTGAGTCTGTGGACGTCCTACAGTGTGACCTGTGGTCCTCACCCCACAG GTTCCACTGTGTAA
- the cpne4a gene encoding copine-4, with protein sequence MSDIYDSAADSLGLFGAPCLTKVELRLTCKGLSDRDALSKPDPCVVLKVQSHGQWMEVDRTEVMRSCVNPTYSKVFTLDFYFEEVQRLRFELHDINSNYNGLKDTDLLGSVECTLGQIISQRKLSKALLRPGGTVGKTIITISAEELTGNDDYIELSFSARKLDDKDFFTKSDPFLEIYRLNEDATLQLVYRTETVMNNLNPVWKTFKVSLNSLCSGDHERKLQCTVWDWDSNGKHDYIGEFEASFKEMRGASEGRQVQWPCLNPKYKVKKKNYRNSGIVILNQCKIIKMHSFLDYIMGGCQIQFTVAIDFTASNGDPRNSCSLHYIHPYKPNEYLKALVAVGEICQDYDSDKMFPAFGFGAQIPPDFKVSHDFAVNFNKENPECAGIQGVVEAYQACLPKLQLYGPTNIAPIIQKVANSASQEVHTKEAMQYFILLILTDGVITDMADTREAIVQASRLPMSVIIVGVGNADFSDMQMLDGDDGILRSPKGEPVLRDIVQFVPFRNFKHATPAALAKSVLAEVPNQVVDYYNSKGIKPKAPSKFQSSRPFGP encoded by the exons ATGAGTGACATCTACGACTCAGCGGCCGACTCCCTGGGTCTCTTCGGCGCCCCCTGTCTGACCAAAGTGGAACTGCGCCTCACCTGTAAAGGACTCTCAGACCGAGACGCTCTGTCCAAACCCGACCCCTGCGTCGTCCTCAAGGTGCAGTCGCATGGACAGTGGATGGAG gtgGACCGGACAGAGGTGATGCGCAGCTGTGTGAACCCCACGTACTCTAAGGTTTTCACtctggacttttattttgaagaggtgCAGCGTCTCCGCTTCGAGCTGCACGACATCAACAGCAACTACAACGGCCTGAAGGACACCGACCTCCTGGGCTCAGTGGAGTGCACGCTGGGACAG atcaTCTCTCAGAGGAAACTATCTAAAGCTCTGCTCAGACCTGGAGGAACTGTGGGAAAAACCATCATCACG atcTCAGCGGAGGAGCTGACGGGGAACGACGACTACATCGAGCTCTCCTTCAGCGCCAGGAAACTGGATGATAAG gactTCTTCACTAAGTCAGATCCGTTCCTGGAGATCTACAGACTGAATGAAGATGCCACTCTGCAACTTGTCTACAGAACTGAG ACTGTTATGAATAATCTCAACCCAGTTTGGAAAACCTTCAAAGTTTCCCTCAACTCACTCTGCAGTGGAGACCATGAACGCAagctgcag TGCACCGTGTGGGACTGGGACTCCAACGGGAAACACGACTACATCGGAGAGTTCGAGGCCTCGTTcaaagagatgagaggagccagtgaagggagacag gtgcAGTGGCCATGTTTAAATCCCAAATacaaagtgaagaagaagaattataGGAACTCTGGGATCGTCATCCTGAACCAGTGCAAG atcATCAAGATGCACTCGTTCCTGGATTACATCATGGGAGGCTGTCAGATCCAGTTTACA GTAGCCATTGACTTCACAGCCTCTAATGGAGATCCTCGTAACAGCTGTTCTCTTCACTACATCCACCCGTACAAACCCAACGAGTACCTGAAGGCTCTGGTGGCCGTGGGGGAGATCTGCCAGGACTACGACAG tGACAAAATGTTCCCGGCGTTCGGCTTCGGCGCTCAGATCCCTCCTGACTTCAAG GTCTCCCACGACTTTGCGGTGAATTTCAACAAGGAGAACCCGGAGTGTGCAG GTATCCAGGGAGTGGTGGAGGCCTACCAGGCCTGCCTCCCCAAGCTGCAGCTCTACGGCCCCACCAACATCGCCCCCATCATCCAGAAGGTCGCCAACTCCGCCTCGCAGGAGGTCCACACCAAGGAGGCCATG CAATACTTCATCCTGCTGATCCTGACGGACGGCGTCATCACCGACATGGCTGACACGAGGGAGGCCATCGTCCAGGCCTCACGCCTCCCCATGTCCGTCATCATCGTCGGGGTCGGGAACGCCGACTTCAGCGACATGCAGATGCTGGACGGGGACGACGGGATCCTCCGATCTCCCAAAGGAGAACCTGTCCTGCGAGACATCGTCCAGTTTGTTCCCTTTCGCAACTTCAAACAT GCGACTCCAGCTGCTCTGGCTAAGAGTGTGCTTGCTGAAGTGCCCAACCAGGTGGTGGACTACTACAACAGCAAGGGCATCAAGCCCAAAGCGCCCAGCAAGTTCCAGTCTTCCAGGCCGTTCGGGCCCTGA